TCGCATTGATTAGTGGTGGCCAAACAAACTTCATGCAGAATGCAACAAAGCATGCAAACGCAATCGCTTGACCAATCAATGTGAGGTTGATATTCATTGCAATTCCTCAAATAGTGGATTTAGGAATTAAGATGATTAACCTACAAATGGATTAGCGAAGATGAAGAACAAGCCAATACCAACACCGATCATAGGCACAGCATCAAGAAGACCCGCGATTAAGAACATACGAGTTTGAAGTTGTGGAGCCAATTCTGGTTGACGAGCTACAGCTTCTAGAAAGCGACCACCCAAAAGACCAAAACCAATCGCAGTACCTAAAGCACCGAAAGCGATCAAGATAGCAGATGCAATTGCAACTAGACCTAAAGTGAGTTCCATGAAAAATTCCTCAGAGGTTAGGTTATTACCAAATTAAATTAAAAAAAATTCAGCCCAACCATCGTTTGATAGTTAGGCAATACCATTAATGTTTTTCGCTTGCCATGCTCAAGTAAACGATGGTAAGCATCATAAAGATGAATGCCTGCAACGTGATTACAAGAATGTGGAAGATCGCCCAAGGCACAGACAACGCCCATTGAATCCAGAACGGCAATAAAGCAATTAGGATAAAGATCAACTCACCGGCATACATGTTACCGAATAGTCGGAGAGCTAATGAAATCGGACGAGCAAGGAATGTTACCAATTCCAAAATCAAGTTCACTGGAATAAGCAACGCTTTTGCAACTGGATTACTTGGGTTAAATGGGTTAAGTGCCAATTCACCTACGAAACCACTAACACCCTTTTCGCGGATGCTGTAGAACAAGATAAGTACAAATACAGATAAAGACATACCTAAAGTAATGTTTGGATCTGTAGATGGAACGATCTTGAAGTAAACGTGGTGAGGGTTCATACCAAATACGTTTGCACCTACAAACGCTGCAACTTGAGGAATCCAGTCAACTGGGATCAAGTCCATTAAGTTCATGAGGAAAATCCACACGAAAATAGTGAGTGCAAGCGGAGCGATTAAACGTGATTTGCCATGAAAAGTATCACGGACACTTGAGTCAACAAACTCGATGATCATTTCAATTGCAGACTGGAATTTAGTTGGAACACCTGCATTAGCAGCTTTCGCAACGATCCAGAACATCAAACAGAAAATAACACCAAGGCCAATTGACCAACCCATTGAATCCAAGTGAATTGCAGTGAACCCCATCGAATGAGCTTCTTCAGCAGTCTCAGCCAATTTCCATGTACCGTCTGGCATTTTGCCATAGGTCATATTGGTCAAGTGATGCTTGATATACTCTGTCGAAGTGAGGGCATGTTCTTCAGCAGCCATAAATCACACCTGGTCAATGTCAATTACTAAAAAGAAGGGTTACGAACATCGGCGTACTGTCGATATCTCGCCACCCTCCAAAAAATCTTCAATTCTTCTTGTTTCTACACCCGTTTTTGTTGACGTGACACCCAAAACGGAGCGACCCACGACATTGCCTGAACGAGAATAAAACCAAACAGCAATGCTAACGGTGATAAAGGTTTAACATTGCTCAAAATCAAAATAAATCCAACGATCATGATTGCAAATTTGCCTAACATGCCCCTATACATGTTAGACAGCACTTGTTTTGATGCTCTCGCACCTGCTGTTCTGAAGGATTGCCAAGAGAAATAACCCATAGCAAGCCAGCAAACCAGTGCACCAAGTGCCGCACTTAATGCTGCTGTCATGTCTTTTATGCTCCACGCCACGAGGGCGGAAACAGGGATCATACATGCTTGTAAGAAGACCAAAGCTTTTGCTAATCGTCGGTCAATCAAGCGACTAGTTCGGCTCATTATTTATCCACTCACAGCATAAATGCTTGACAAGTTTAGCTGATGATCGCTTTTAATCGCAGGCATTATAGAGTTACACCCCTGAACATGCAATCTTTTCCCGACTTTAGTCGGGGTTTTTCATGACAGGTGGTGCTGACGCTACAGTCAGCCTTTGTTTATTTTTTATCTTACTTTTGCGTACTTAATACACATTTATCTGTTTTTATAGCCAGTTTCTTCCATGCAGTGACGAAATCATCCTCGTTATTCATGCTCTCGTCTACAGGCTGAAAAGTAATGTTACCTAATTTTTGATACTGACTTTTAGTGGTAAAACTTTCCGCCAACAAACACATCTGATCTTTTGGTCGATTATCATTAAGATACTTAATTTGAGCTGCTGTTGGTGCAACATGAGGATCATCTGTCAAAGCACCTGCAAACTTTAAGTTTAAAGAGCGTTCTAAATATTGATAGGCATCATGATATGACCAATATGGCTTACCATTACTTGTACTGTCATAAGCTTGTGCTGCCTGAAACATTTTGCGAGCAAAGATATTGGCATTATTCCAATATTTTGCCTTATTTTCAGGATGCTGCTGAGAACGTAAAGCTGCAATAAAGAAACCGATTCGAACCGCATTGTTAGGTTCTAACCACACATGGGTATCTACTGTATTAGGTAAAGCCGCACCGCGTGTACTACGCAGAGGTAAAATAGAAACTATGCCACTATCTAATAAGGCAATTGCTTTCTTATTATTACCTAACAATTTATTTAGAGGTGCTTCATGAGCCTTCCCCAACCAGATCACCAATGATGCATCATTAATTGCTTTACGGTGCGCTGGGGTTAATTGTACGTCATGCCCAGTTTGTCCCTTTAATAAGAGTTGTGGTTCTTCAACACCTTGAGTGACTTCTTTTGCAATCAGATAGATCGGGTGTGTAGAAACCACCAAACCCTGACTCCACCCTAACGTACTCAAAAGAGAGAACATACTGAAAACAAAAAAACGGAACATGACAGACCATCAATTTAAATTAGCTCGAAGCATGTTATAATATAACAAAGTTACAAAAATACCTAAGATTAATCGAATGAAGCATCGCTTCATGCTAATATTCCGTTAAAAATTCGAGGTTATTTCTATGAGTTCCTGCTCGCATGAACATCATGATTCTTTGCATGGTGTGCATGATCACCATAATGTCGCAAACCGTTTAGCTGAAGCAGAAAATTTATGTTCTGCGACTGGCGCACGACTTACGCCTTTGCGCAAAGAAGTTTTGGAACTCATTTTAAATGCTTCAGGTCCAATGGGCGCCTATGACTTACTCGCACGTATAAAAAGTCAAACTGATCGCCCGGCTGCTCCTCCAACTGTATATAGAACTTTAGATTTTTTATTAGAAAAAGGTTTGATCCATCGCCTAACTTCTATTAATGCCTATATTCCCTGTTGCCACCCTCGCGAAGGCCACCAAGCAGCATTCCTAATTTGCACCGAATGTCACATGGTTAAAGAAGCCTCTTCTCAAGGTTTAACTCACCAGCTTGACCAACTTGCAGCGTCAGATGAGTTCGTGGCTCAACACAGCATTATTGAAATTTCGGGGAAATGCCAACAGTGCCGCACAACTCGTTAGATCCGGTATTAATTCAGCTTGAGCAGGTTTCTGTTCATCGTGATAGTCGGGAAATTTTAAAAAAGGTTGATTTTGCTCTACATCAAAACGAAATTGTGTCTTTGATCGGACCAAATGGTGCTGGTAAATCAACACTGATTAAAGTTCTACTTGGTATTCTCCAGCCGAGCAGTGGACGCATTATTAATTATAAAAAACTCAAAATGGCGTATGTGCCACAAAAATTCAATCCTTCACACAGCCTGCCTTTACGTGTTCAGGATCTACTTGATTTAGAAAAATGTACCCCTGCCCTGCGTCAGGAAATTATTCAAGACACCGGTATCTCAAAGTTACAACAATCAAAAGTACAACAACTTTCCGGTGGTGAACGCCAACGCGTACTACTAGCGCGTGCACTACTTCGCCAACCAGATATTTTAGTTCTTGATGAACCGATGCAAGGCTTAGATATTCAGTCTGAAGCAGAACTTTATGAGTATGTCCGTAGTCTGCCGGAACGATATGGCTGTGCGATCTTAATTGTTTCCCATGACTTACAATGGGTGATGGAAGGAACACACCGTGTAGTATGTTTAAATAAGCATATTTGCTGTAGTGGGCTACCTGAAAATATTCAACAACATCCTGAATATCAGGCTATCTTTGGAACTCAACGAGTTTTCTATCAACATCATCATGATCATTGTGCTCACGGTGATGCAGCACACCCCTGCCCTCATAACGACCGTCCACACATCCACCCAGAACCGGAAGCTTAAGCCATGATGGAATGGTTACAATTATTGTTGCCCGCATGGATTATGGGAACCTTGCTGGTGTTTTTAACCGCACCTCTTGGTTGTCTAATGCTGTGGAGACGCATGTCTTTTTTTGCTGACACCATGGCACACGGTACATTACTTGGGGTTGCTATCGCAGGTGCTTTAAGTCTTCCTCTTTGGCTTGGTGTTGCAGGCACTGCTGTTTTACTAGTCGCAATTTTATGGGCCCTGCATGATAATCGTTTACCCAATGATGCGCTCTTAGCCTTATGTTCAGCGACATTACTCTGTAGCGGTTTATTGTTTATTCAACATGTTCCAAGTTTAAGACCAGAACTTTTAAGTTATTTATTTGGCGACTTGCTCAGCATTGATTGGCCCGACTTACCTGTTTTCACTTTAATTATTGCGCTATCACTCGCAATTCTTTACCGCTTTTGGCAGCCGCAAATACAGTTTGCAATTGATCCGGACATTGCAATTAGTGAAGGGGTAAATGCGAACTGGCAACGTCTTATTTTCATGCTTTTATTGGCTTTATTTACTGTCTTAGCTTTGCGTGCTGTAGGTTCTTTGCTTATGGGTGCCTTACTGGTAATACCTGCTTTAAGCGCCCGCTTACTAGCAAATTCACCAAAGCAAATGGTCGTTTGGGCGTTCGTGTTAGCCCAGCTTGGGGTAAGTGTGGGGCTATGGTCAAGCGCAGCGCTCAATATCTCTACAGGCTTGAGTATTGTTTTATGTATGGCATTAACTTTCGCTGTTATTTTTATAACTCAAAAGCTAAAAAATCAAACACAGGCGGCCTAAATTAGGACGCCTGATGAACTGTACTTAATAATAAAGCCGCACAACTAAACATCACAGCAAAACCACGATTCAAATATTTTTGCTGTTTAGGGGAGCGAAGTAATCTTAGAACCTTTGATGCTAGCCCTGTATATCCAGCCATTACAATCAAATCAATCGTAATCATTGTTACAGCCATAATCAGGTACTGTATCCACTGGGGCTTACCCAAATCTAGAAACTGGGGTAAAACAGCCAATAGAAATACAATCGCTTTGGGATTACTAATATTGACTACAAAGCCATTTAGCAATAGCGCAAATACAGATTTATCTCTTTTTTCTTGTTGGATTTCTATATCTTTTACAGGTGCCGTCCACTGTAAATAAGCAAGATATAACAAATAAACCACACCAAACCATTTAACAAACTGAAAAGCCAAAGGTGTCGTTGCAAATAAAACGCCTACACCTGCCGCCACCACCATAATTTGAAGTAGTAAAGCAATTTGTAAACCTATTGCGTTCCAATATCCATGCCTAAAACCATAGTTTAGACCACTCGACATTGAAGCAATTGCTCCCGCACCCGGTGAGATACTAATTACCCAACAGGCCAACATATAAGCAAACCAAACTTGCAGAGACATAGTGAAAAATAGACTATAAAAGTGGAATTATACTGTTTTATAAAGCTATCTTAGTCAGAATTCAAACAATAAAATCAAGAAATAGACTACTAACAGCTCTTCGCATCAGGCACAATAATTCAAGCTCATACCAAATTATAATTGAGGAGATACCTTCCAATGACTGCTCAATCTGTCATTTTACCATTGCCATCAGATCATGCTCGTTTCATTGTTCTTCGTTTAAAAGACTTATCAATTGATGAATTAAAAAAACAAATTGAAGCTTTATTTGAAGCACGTGACCGCCTCATGACTCAGCATTCTGATGCTCAAATTAAAACAGCAGTCGCTTTTGGTCCCGAACTATGGAAACAGCTCTATTCGCAAATTCCTGTAGGATTTAAACAGCTTGAGCCAGAACAAGGTGCATTCAATATGCCAGCTGTGCCAGCAGATGTGCTTATTCACATTGCCAGCATGCGCTCTGATATTTGTTTTGCATTAAGCCAAGCGTTTTTTGAAGGTATTAAAGATCAAGTCGAAGTTCTTGATGAACGTGTTTGCTTCCGCTATTTCGATGGTCGAGATATGACAGGTTTTATAGACGGCACGGAAAATCCTCAGTTCCCAGATGACCGTGCAGAAACAGCTCTTCTAGCCGAAGAGGCTGGAGTATTTGCCGATGGTAGTTTCATTTTCGCGCAGCGCTATGCTCATGATTTAGAAAAATGGAAAAAATTGAAAGTTGATGCGCAAGAAAATGTTATGGGTCGCACCAAACTTGAATCTATTGAATTAGATGATGACGTTAAACCAGAAAATGCCCATGTTGCCCGCACTGTTGTTGAAGATGATGAAGGCGAAGAAATGGAAATCTTGCGTCATAGCCTTCCTTATGGCGATGGTCGAGGCGATCAGGGCTTATTTTTCATTGCCTATACTAAAGACCTCAGCATTATTGATGCCATGTTAAAGCGTATGTTCGGTACAAGTGGAGATGGTATTCACGACCGCCTATTACACTTCGTGACACCACTTGATGGTGCTTATTACTTTGCACCTAGTGAAGAATTACTAGAAGAAATTCTAGAAGGGTAAAATTTAAAAAAAGTAGCTATCAAGGTAGCTACTTTTTTATTTCAGACCGAAGAGAGGTAAAATAAATACGTTGTCATTTTATATAGATATTATGGATCTCTCGCACAAATCAATAAAAATAAGATCTTAAAACAGCAACCTATGGTGCGTTAGAGTTTCTTATTTCCAGCATTTCATTACAATCTTTAGAAGTTGAATAAACAAAAATTCGTTTGTCTTGATTCTCCAATAAAATGGCATCTTTATCTGCACCAAAGGCATTCTTGGAAATATCACATTTATAAGCTGATAATTTGAAATTCTTTACGACTTCGCACTTTGGTTCAGCAACTGCCTCATCGAAACCATACCATTCTGTAATATTTGGATTTGAACAAGAAATTTGAGCTATTTGATCAGCTTCTTTTGTTTTAATTGCACTCTCTTTCTTTTCACTTACAGGTAAAGCCTTACTTACAGCAGAATGTGATTTATTCGCCTCCGTCTGCACCACACCAGATTCATGATTAGAATCATTTTGCATTTTATGCGGATCTTTATCACTACAAGCCATTAAAGCGCCTATAAAAATTAAAATATAAATATTCTTCATGAAAAAGTTCTCATAATTATGTTTTATTGAAACTGAGACATATTAATAAAAAAGAGGAGCTTAAGCTCCTCTTTTTACACTCTCATTTTTAGAAAGGAATACGTTTATATTTGCGGTATTCAGGTTTCCAGAATGATTGATCAATTTTCTGTTTCAGCAAATCATCACTAATCGTTACAGCTACACCATCAGCCATAGCTGCTTTCGCAACTTCAAACGCAATAACCCTAGAAACTTGTTGAATTTCACCTAACGGCGGTAACAAATCAGCTTGTGGATCTTTAAGCAATGGAGAACAATTTGCTAAAGCACTACTTGATGCCATTAACATATTTTCGGTCACACGCTTAGCGCCCGATGCAATCACGCCTAAGCCAATGCCTGGGAAAATGTACGAGTTATTACACTGCGAAATATTGTAAAGTTTGCCGTGATGATTCACAGGAGCAAACGGGCTACCTGTTGCAATTAATGCTTTACCTTCAGTCCACTCCACAATATCAGCTGGTACAGCTTCAACACGTGAAGTTGGGTTAGACAACGGCATAACAATTGGACGTTCACAATTTGCAGCTAAAGTCTTAATGATTTCTTCTGTGAACAAACCTGGCTGACCAGAAACACCAATTAACACTGTAGGCTTAGCATTTTTAACAACATCAAGCAGTGAAATCACTTCTTCAATATTGCCCCACTGATCAACCACCTCAGCTTTTTGCGCCAACTTACGCTGGAAGTCGAGCAAGTTTGGTTGATTCTCAGTGATCAAACCAAAACGGTCTACCATATAAACGCGAGCACGTGCTTCTGCATCAGTTAGACCTTCGGCAACCATTTGAGCAACAATTTGCTCTGCAATACCACAACCTGCCGAACCTGCGCCTAAGAAAGCAATTTTCTGATCTTTTAATTGCTTGCCCGCTGCACGACTCGCAGCAATCAAACTACCAACCGATACCGCCGCTGTTCCTTGAATATCATCGTTAAAACAGCAAATTTTATCGCGATATTTTTCTAAAAGTGGCATCGCATTTTTTTGTGCGAAATCTTCAAACTGAATTAATGCTTTTGGCCAACGACGCTTCACAGCATCAATCACCATATCTACAAATGCGTAATATTCATCGCCACTAATACGTGGCTGACGCCAGCCCATATAGATCGGATCATTTAACAGTTGTGGGTTATTCGTTCCTACATCAATTGTGATTGGTAATGTATAAGCTGGACTAATCCCACCACAAGCCGTGTAAAGCGAAAGTTTTCCAATAGGAATTCCCATTCCGCCAATACCTTGGTCACCAAGACCTAAAATACGTTCACCATCAGTAATCACGATGACTTTTACATTATTTTTATTTACGTTCTGCAAAATATCATCAATCACATCACGATCTGGATATGAAATAAAAACACCACGATGACGACGATAGATATCAGAGAAGCGCTGACATGCCTCACCTACTGTTGGGGTGTAAATAATCGGCATCATTTCTTCAAGATGATTTTCGATTAGGTGATAGAACAAGGTTTCATTAGTATCTTGGATATTACGCAGATAGATATGTCGATTGATATCATCAGTGAAAGCGCAATATTGTTGATAAGAGCGCTGGCTCTGCTCTTCAATAGTTTCAATAATATGGGGGAGTAAACCGTGTAAGTTAAAGTTACTTCTTTCCTCTTCAGTGAAAGCCGAACCTTTATTTAAAAGTGGTAACTCTAAAAGTGTAAAACCTGCATATGGAATATAAAGGGGGTGTTTACTTGGGTGTCCTGATATCATTGCCTATCTCATTTTCCAGCTTAGAGTAGAGAAAAACACGTTTTTGTATGGTCTCTAAAACTCTTTGTGCGTATAAGCTTAAGCCTAATTCCTTCAAAATAGATATTTTAAACTGTGATGTTAAAATTAAAGACTATTTAGTTAAAACATATATAAAAATAAACAATAAATATCAACATCTTAATAATTTTAAGTTTTCATAAAATCTTTTATTCTCTTAAATTTAAAAGCCTAAACCATATATTTTAATACTACTAGATATTTTCTCAGGAAATAATAGTAGGTTTTCGGCATAATTTCCCGATTAAAAAGCCACAGAAGGCTTGTATTTATTTGTTTTTATAATAATGAGATAGTCCACCCCGCAATATTCATTAAAAAAATAATACTCAGTAAGTTGCACAAAAAGAATTACTGGAATATTAAATCCACTCCCCTAACGCATAGGAAATTTGCTATATTTGACGTTTTTCTGCGACATCTATTTTCGATTGATATGAATACGGCAATACAAGCAGCTCTCGACCATGCAGTGCAAAACCTTCAACAAGAAGGCGTGCTTCCTTCCGACTGGAATAACACAAGCAACTTAACGCGCACCAAAGACCGAAGCCATGGCGACTTTGCTTCTAATATTGCCATGATCGGCTCGAAAGCTGCTGGTATGAAACCACGTGATTTAGCTGAGAAAGTTCTAGCTGCATTACCAGAAGTAGCAGATATCAGTAAAGCTGAAATCGCAGGACCTGGTTTTATTAACTTCTTTTTAAATGCAGATCAACGCTTTGCTATTCTTGACCAGATTCAAGCACAAAAAGAAATTTTTGGTCGCAGTCAGGCAAACGCAGCGAAAAAGATTCAAGTCGAATTCGTTTCTGCAAACCCAACGTCTAGTCTACATGTAGGACATGGCCGTGGCGCTGCATATGGTATGACTGTTGCCACGTTACTTGAAGCAACTGGTGCTAAAGTTGACCGTGAATACTATGTGAATGATGCTGGCCGTCAAATGGATATTTTGGCGACTTCTACTTATTTACGTTATTTAGAATTACTTGGTCAAAACCTTGTATTTCCAAAAAATGCTTATCAAGGCGATTACGTTAAAGAAATCGCACAGACTATTATTGATAAAGATGGCGATGCCTACCTTCGTGACGTGGCTGATGTCTATAAAGATGTGCCAGAAGACGTACAATATGCAGAAGAACTAGATAGCGATGGCAATAAAGTCGTTTTATCTGGCGACAAAGAAAAACATATTGATGGTCTTATTGCCAATTCACAACAATTACTAGGTGAAGGCTACCGTGTATTCCATCAAGCTGCTCTTCATGCCATTTTAGATGATATTAAAGATGACCTTGCTGATTTCGGTGTAACTTTCAATCAATGGTTTAGTGAAGCGTCTCTTAGTGCAAAAATTGATGAAGCGTTAGAAACACTTGATCAACGCGGCTTCCTTTATGAAAAAGATGGCAACATCTGGTTTAAATCAACTGAATTTGGTGATGAAAAAGATCGTGTTGTTAAACGTCGTAATGGCCAAACTACATATTTCGCATCAGATATTGCATATCACTTAAATAAACTACAACGTGGTTATACCGACCTAATCGATATTTGGGGTTCTGACCACCACGGCTATATTTCTCGCGTAAAAGCAGCAATTGATGCAATGGGTTACGACTCTAAAAAATTGACTGTACTTTTAGTTCAGTTCGTAAGTTTATGGCGTGGCGGCGAGATGGTTCAAATGTCTTCTCGTTCAGGCCAGTTCGTGACTTTACGTGACTTACGCAAAGAAGTAGGTAATGACGCGGCTCGTTTCTACTACGTAATGCGTAAGAGCGAACAACACATTGACTTCGACCTTGACCTTGCTGTTTCACAAAGTAAAGACAATGCTGTGTATTACATCCAATATGCACATGCACGTATTTGCCGCATGCTAGAAAAAGCAGCAAGCACAAACTTACAATTCGATATAAACACTGCCCGCCCACATGCAGCACGCTTGTCTCTTGATGCTGAAACTGA
This region of Acinetobacter sp. XS-4 genomic DNA includes:
- a CDS encoding zinc ABC transporter substrate-binding protein, with the protein product MFRFFVFSMFSLLSTLGWSQGLVVSTHPIYLIAKEVTQGVEEPQLLLKGQTGHDVQLTPAHRKAINDASLVIWLGKAHEAPLNKLLGNNKKAIALLDSGIVSILPLRSTRGAALPNTVDTHVWLEPNNAVRIGFFIAALRSQQHPENKAKYWNNANIFARKMFQAAQAYDSTSNGKPYWSYHDAYQYLERSLNLKFAGALTDDPHVAPTAAQIKYLNDNRPKDQMCLLAESFTTKSQYQKLGNITFQPVDESMNNEDDFVTAWKKLAIKTDKCVLSTQK
- the argS gene encoding arginine--tRNA ligase, which gives rise to MNTAIQAALDHAVQNLQQEGVLPSDWNNTSNLTRTKDRSHGDFASNIAMIGSKAAGMKPRDLAEKVLAALPEVADISKAEIAGPGFINFFLNADQRFAILDQIQAQKEIFGRSQANAAKKIQVEFVSANPTSSLHVGHGRGAAYGMTVATLLEATGAKVDREYYVNDAGRQMDILATSTYLRYLELLGQNLVFPKNAYQGDYVKEIAQTIIDKDGDAYLRDVADVYKDVPEDVQYAEELDSDGNKVVLSGDKEKHIDGLIANSQQLLGEGYRVFHQAALHAILDDIKDDLADFGVTFNQWFSEASLSAKIDEALETLDQRGFLYEKDGNIWFKSTEFGDEKDRVVKRRNGQTTYFASDIAYHLNKLQRGYTDLIDIWGSDHHGYISRVKAAIDAMGYDSKKLTVLLVQFVSLWRGGEMVQMSSRSGQFVTLRDLRKEVGNDAARFYYVMRKSEQHIDFDLDLAVSQSKDNAVYYIQYAHARICRMLEKAASTNLQFDINTARPHAARLSLDAETEILAKLAAYPDAVLRAANAYEPHQVGNYLKELAALFHAWYNEHKVLSDDAELTQARLLLSINVQQVLHNGLELLGVSAPESM
- the znuC gene encoding zinc ABC transporter ATP-binding protein ZnuC translates to MPTVPHNSLDPVLIQLEQVSVHRDSREILKKVDFALHQNEIVSLIGPNGAGKSTLIKVLLGILQPSSGRIINYKKLKMAYVPQKFNPSHSLPLRVQDLLDLEKCTPALRQEIIQDTGISKLQQSKVQQLSGGERQRVLLARALLRQPDILVLDEPMQGLDIQSEAELYEYVRSLPERYGCAILIVSHDLQWVMEGTHRVVCLNKHICCSGLPENIQQHPEYQAIFGTQRVFYQHHHDHCAHGDAAHPCPHNDRPHIHPEPEA
- a CDS encoding NAD-dependent malic enzyme, with amino-acid sequence MISGHPSKHPLYIPYAGFTLLELPLLNKGSAFTEEERSNFNLHGLLPHIIETIEEQSQRSYQQYCAFTDDINRHIYLRNIQDTNETLFYHLIENHLEEMMPIIYTPTVGEACQRFSDIYRRHRGVFISYPDRDVIDDILQNVNKNNVKVIVITDGERILGLGDQGIGGMGIPIGKLSLYTACGGISPAYTLPITIDVGTNNPQLLNDPIYMGWRQPRISGDEYYAFVDMVIDAVKRRWPKALIQFEDFAQKNAMPLLEKYRDKICCFNDDIQGTAAVSVGSLIAASRAAGKQLKDQKIAFLGAGSAGCGIAEQIVAQMVAEGLTDAEARARVYMVDRFGLITENQPNLLDFQRKLAQKAEVVDQWGNIEEVISLLDVVKNAKPTVLIGVSGQPGLFTEEIIKTLAANCERPIVMPLSNPTSRVEAVPADIVEWTEGKALIATGSPFAPVNHHGKLYNISQCNNSYIFPGIGLGVIASGAKRVTENMLMASSSALANCSPLLKDPQADLLPPLGEIQQVSRVIAFEVAKAAMADGVAVTISDDLLKQKIDQSFWKPEYRKYKRIPF
- a CDS encoding ATP synthase subunit I, with amino-acid sequence MSRTSRLIDRRLAKALVFLQACMIPVSALVAWSIKDMTAALSAALGALVCWLAMGYFSWQSFRTAGARASKQVLSNMYRGMLGKFAIMIVGFILILSNVKPLSPLALLFGFILVQAMSWVAPFWVSRQQKRV
- the atpE gene encoding F0F1 ATP synthase subunit C, translating into MELTLGLVAIASAILIAFGALGTAIGFGLLGGRFLEAVARQPELAPQLQTRMFLIAGLLDAVPMIGVGIGLFFIFANPFVG
- a CDS encoding Dyp-type peroxidase; its protein translation is MTAQSVILPLPSDHARFIVLRLKDLSIDELKKQIEALFEARDRLMTQHSDAQIKTAVAFGPELWKQLYSQIPVGFKQLEPEQGAFNMPAVPADVLIHIASMRSDICFALSQAFFEGIKDQVEVLDERVCFRYFDGRDMTGFIDGTENPQFPDDRAETALLAEEAGVFADGSFIFAQRYAHDLEKWKKLKVDAQENVMGRTKLESIELDDDVKPENAHVARTVVEDDEGEEMEILRHSLPYGDGRGDQGLFFIAYTKDLSIIDAMLKRMFGTSGDGIHDRLLHFVTPLDGAYYFAPSEELLEEILEG
- a CDS encoding LysE family transporter produces the protein MSLQVWFAYMLACWVISISPGAGAIASMSSGLNYGFRHGYWNAIGLQIALLLQIMVVAAGVGVLFATTPLAFQFVKWFGVVYLLYLAYLQWTAPVKDIEIQQEKRDKSVFALLLNGFVVNISNPKAIVFLLAVLPQFLDLGKPQWIQYLIMAVTMITIDLIVMAGYTGLASKVLRLLRSPKQQKYLNRGFAVMFSCAALLLSTVHQAS
- the znuB gene encoding zinc ABC transporter permease subunit ZnuB translates to MMEWLQLLLPAWIMGTLLVFLTAPLGCLMLWRRMSFFADTMAHGTLLGVAIAGALSLPLWLGVAGTAVLLVAILWALHDNRLPNDALLALCSATLLCSGLLFIQHVPSLRPELLSYLFGDLLSIDWPDLPVFTLIIALSLAILYRFWQPQIQFAIDPDIAISEGVNANWQRLIFMLLLALFTVLALRAVGSLLMGALLVIPALSARLLANSPKQMVVWAFVLAQLGVSVGLWSSAALNISTGLSIVLCMALTFAVIFITQKLKNQTQAA
- a CDS encoding transcriptional repressor; translation: MSSCSHEHHDSLHGVHDHHNVANRLAEAENLCSATGARLTPLRKEVLELILNASGPMGAYDLLARIKSQTDRPAAPPTVYRTLDFLLEKGLIHRLTSINAYIPCCHPREGHQAAFLICTECHMVKEASSQGLTHQLDQLAASDEFVAQHSIIEISGKCQQCRTTR
- the atpB gene encoding F0F1 ATP synthase subunit A, translating into MAAEEHALTSTEYIKHHLTNMTYGKMPDGTWKLAETAEEAHSMGFTAIHLDSMGWSIGLGVIFCLMFWIVAKAANAGVPTKFQSAIEMIIEFVDSSVRDTFHGKSRLIAPLALTIFVWIFLMNLMDLIPVDWIPQVAAFVGANVFGMNPHHVYFKIVPSTDPNITLGMSLSVFVLILFYSIREKGVSGFVGELALNPFNPSNPVAKALLIPVNLILELVTFLARPISLALRLFGNMYAGELIFILIALLPFWIQWALSVPWAIFHILVITLQAFIFMMLTIVYLSMASEKH